The Drosophila biarmipes strain raj3 chromosome 2L, RU_DBia_V1.1, whole genome shotgun sequence genome has a window encoding:
- the LOC108032363 gene encoding accessory gland protein Acp29AB, which translates to MLRHFLYVVIAWDLLGSQAQGQQYSQPQNPVAQPQPTLVDQIAAHQQKWFTYNSLKETATQAKIAKMESLIESQLQAVQIKMGIELQALRNLMQYASEEQQEKLKASQRINASLFERIGSRSYYIERRHPATWFDAYNQCRQLGGHLATFYNYTQFYEVFSRVVGSMFWIDIYKMANKKQYVTSLTGRAPPYTNYKKDGKSGDCVYLSNGYMYSANCWSKYYFICQTEQWE; encoded by the coding sequence ATGCTGAGGCATTTCCTATACGTCGTCATTGCCTGGGACCTTTTGGGATCCCAAGCTCAAGGCCAACAATATTCGCAACCTCAAAATCCTGTGGCACAGCCGCAACCAACGCTAGTGGATCAGATTGCGGCACACCAGCAGAAATGGTTCACGTACAATTCCCTGAAGGAAACTGCCACTCAGGCAAAAATAGCCAAGATGGAGAGTCTCATAGAAAGCCAATTGCAAGCGGTGCAAATCAAGATGGGCATCGAACTGCAGGCACTGCGGAATCTCATGCAATACGCGtcggaggagcagcaggagaaaCTGAAGGCTTCGCAGAGGATCAACGCGTCACTCTTCGAGAGGATTGGATCGCGGTCCTATTACATTGAGAGGAGGCACCCGGCCACTTGGTTCGATGCATACAACCAATGTCGTCAATTGGGCGGACATCTGGCGACGTTTTACAACTACACCCAGTTTTATGAGGTCTTTTCCAGAGTTGTGGGTAGCATGTTCTGGATTGATATCTACAAAATGGCAAATAAGAAGCAGTACGTTACATCGCTAACCGGCAGGGCACCTCCGTATACTAACTACAAAAAGGACGGAAAAAGTGGGGATTGCGTTTATTTAAGCAACGGATATATGTACAGTGCAAATTGCTGGAGCAAATACTATTTCATTTGCCAAACCGAGCAATGGGAAtga
- the LOC108032794 gene encoding borealin isoform X1 — MPRTKIPKNSKRNRDVANREEKVRLFELKMDSRLISIDTLESKYLAAVDHQVKTLLGQVQKELANLKMPEVLRLFKELDHFSDFKASDQTQLLASMSMSGSALDGHAPSATASRNDEGYLTEDSSIGASGGSILAAHTGSLLRSTKAMRTPGPLSSARARRGRRSRSACGDLNVLHSAKPPSILSSSTASSRNSRSKMRTPMASRQKAFSADRTPLAQKQMRSGSPTTPPMAFLRYPKPGEVALSKFGSPMVSQVMPDKFANVNIPIRNGVLSLRPKKLDAGEVESNLLENLDEDTLNQIKTLHENLQMIVNKASQAGFK; from the exons ATGCCGCGCACCAAGATACCAAAGAACTCGAAGCGCAACCGCGATGTGGCCAACCGCGAGGAGAAGGTGCGCCTGTTCGAGCTGAAGATGGACTCCCGCCTGATCAGCATCGACACGCTGGAGTCCAAGTACCTGGCCGCCGTCGACCACCAGGTGAAGACGCTGCTCGGCCAGGTGCAGAAGGAGCTGGCCAACCTCAAGATGCCCGAGGTGCTGCGCCTCTTCAAGGAGCTCGACCACTTCAGCGACTTCAAGGCCAGCGACCAGACGCAGCTGCTCGCCTCGATGTCCATGAGCGGCAGCGCCCTCgacggccacgccccctcggCCACCGCGAGTCGCAATGACGAAG GCTACCTTACAGAGGACAGCAGCATCGGGGCCAGCGGCGGCAGCATCCTGGCCGCCCACACGGGCTCCCTGTTGCGCTCCACGAAGGCCATGCGGACTCCCGGACCGCTGAGCTCGGCCAGGGCTCGTCGAGGCCGCCGTAGTCGATCCGCATGCGGGGATCTGAATGTCCTGCACTCGGCCAAACCGCCTTCCATTTTGAGCAGTAGCACGGCGAGTAGTCGGAATTCTCGCAGCAAGATGCGCACACCGATGGCCTCTCGCCAAAAAGCCTTCAGTGCCGATCGCACACCTTTAGCCCAGAAGCAGATGCGCTCCGGATCGCCAACCACTCCGCCGATGGCCTTCCTCCGCTATCCCAAGCCTGGCGAGGTGGCCCTGTCCAAGTTCGGAAGTCCCATGGTGTCCCAAGT AATGCCAGACAAGTTCGCCAACGTGAACATCCCCATTCGGAACGGAGTTCTCAGCTTGCGGCCCAAGAAACTGGATGCTGGCGAGGTCGAGTCGAATCTTCTGGAGAACCTGGACGAGGACACCCTCAACCAGATCAAAACGCTGCACGAGAACTTGCAGATGATCGTGAACAAGGCCAGCCAGGCGGGATTCAAGTAG
- the LOC108032522 gene encoding borealin: MPRTKISARRQAQRQKAERDEKVRLAQIRMDSALEQIDELGKRYKQEVDNQLKLIRGRTDKQLLQMKWSDFAALKVKTFAEHQWAVPKPPPTRSLSICRGRTRTPQNSQMSQLARLQTQSADRALRGDTMSFVRWPRAGEQVLSKAGSPLAVQMQPDRCADVHIPTRNGVITVKPHKIKTVKREVLMQLDENTLNQVKTLNANLGLIVDMATKMAKLKP; encoded by the exons ATGCCTCGCACCAAGATCTCAGCACGTCGACAGGCTCAGCGCCAGAAGGCTGAACGGGATGAGAAGGTGCGCCTGGCCCAAATCAGGATGGATTCCGCCCTGGAGCAGATCGATGAGCTGGGCAAGCGCTACAAGCAAGAGGTGGACAACCAACTTAAGCTGATCCGTGGTAGGACTGACAAACAACTGCTGCAAATGAAATGGTCAGATTTCGCGGCCTTGAAGGTTAAGACCTTCGCCGAGCATCAGTGGGCAG TTCCTAAGCCACCCCCAACTCGCAGCCTCTCCATCTGTCGGGGTCGCACTCGGACTCCACAGAACTCTCAGATGTCGCAGTTGGCGCGACTCCAGACGCAGTCGGCCGACAGAGCCCTGAGAGGCGATACCATGAGCTTTGTGCGGTGGCCCCGTGCCGGGGAGCAGGTGCTCTCGAAGGCCGGCAGTCCCCTGGCCGTCCAGATGCAGCCGGACCGCTGTGCCGACGTGCACATCCCCACCAGAAATGGCGTGATCACCGTCAAGCCGCACAAGATAAAAACCGTGAAGCGGGAGGTACTGATGCAGCTGGATGAAAACACCCTCAACCAGGTGAAGACGCTGAACGCCAATCTCGGACTGATCGTGGATATGGCCACTAAAATGGCGAAACTGAAACCCTAA
- the LOC108032794 gene encoding borealin isoform X2, with product MPRTKIPKNSKRNRDVANREEKVRLFELKMDSRLISIDTLESKYLAAVDHQVKTLLGQVQKELANLKMPEVLRLFKELDHFSDFKASDQTQLLASMSMSGSALDGHAPSATASRNDEEDSSIGASGGSILAAHTGSLLRSTKAMRTPGPLSSARARRGRRSRSACGDLNVLHSAKPPSILSSSTASSRNSRSKMRTPMASRQKAFSADRTPLAQKQMRSGSPTTPPMAFLRYPKPGEVALSKFGSPMVSQVMPDKFANVNIPIRNGVLSLRPKKLDAGEVESNLLENLDEDTLNQIKTLHENLQMIVNKASQAGFK from the exons ATGCCGCGCACCAAGATACCAAAGAACTCGAAGCGCAACCGCGATGTGGCCAACCGCGAGGAGAAGGTGCGCCTGTTCGAGCTGAAGATGGACTCCCGCCTGATCAGCATCGACACGCTGGAGTCCAAGTACCTGGCCGCCGTCGACCACCAGGTGAAGACGCTGCTCGGCCAGGTGCAGAAGGAGCTGGCCAACCTCAAGATGCCCGAGGTGCTGCGCCTCTTCAAGGAGCTCGACCACTTCAGCGACTTCAAGGCCAGCGACCAGACGCAGCTGCTCGCCTCGATGTCCATGAGCGGCAGCGCCCTCgacggccacgccccctcggCCACCGCGAGTCGCAATGACGAAG AGGACAGCAGCATCGGGGCCAGCGGCGGCAGCATCCTGGCCGCCCACACGGGCTCCCTGTTGCGCTCCACGAAGGCCATGCGGACTCCCGGACCGCTGAGCTCGGCCAGGGCTCGTCGAGGCCGCCGTAGTCGATCCGCATGCGGGGATCTGAATGTCCTGCACTCGGCCAAACCGCCTTCCATTTTGAGCAGTAGCACGGCGAGTAGTCGGAATTCTCGCAGCAAGATGCGCACACCGATGGCCTCTCGCCAAAAAGCCTTCAGTGCCGATCGCACACCTTTAGCCCAGAAGCAGATGCGCTCCGGATCGCCAACCACTCCGCCGATGGCCTTCCTCCGCTATCCCAAGCCTGGCGAGGTGGCCCTGTCCAAGTTCGGAAGTCCCATGGTGTCCCAAGT AATGCCAGACAAGTTCGCCAACGTGAACATCCCCATTCGGAACGGAGTTCTCAGCTTGCGGCCCAAGAAACTGGATGCTGGCGAGGTCGAGTCGAATCTTCTGGAGAACCTGGACGAGGACACCCTCAACCAGATCAAAACGCTGCACGAGAACTTGCAGATGATCGTGAACAAGGCCAGCCAGGCGGGATTCAAGTAG
- the LOC108032362 gene encoding uncharacterized protein LOC108032362, which yields MLKYFLYVLVAWVLLESHAQEQPFSQHQNPVAQPQPSLADQIAAHQHQWFKYNSYQETETQGKIDKLESHVESLLQALQIKMGIELQELRSLIENATDEHT from the coding sequence ATGCTGAAGTATTTCTTGTATGTCCTCGTTGCCTGGGTTCTTTTGGAGTCCCACGCTCAAGAACAGCCATTTTCGCAACACCAAAATCCAGTGGCCCAGCCGCAACCATCGCTGGCGGATCAGATTGCTGCGCACCAGCATCAGTGGTTCAAATACAACTCTTACCAGGAAACCGAAACCCAGGGAAAAATTGACAAGTTGGAGAGTCACGTGGAGAGCCTATTGCAGGCGTTACAAATCAAGATGGGCATCGAGCTGCAGGAGCTACGGAGTCTTATAGAAAACGCGACAGATGAGCATACTTAA